GTAGGTTCGAATCCTGCTGCTGCGAGCCGGCAACCAAATGTATGTCGGAGTGCGTGGGCATGAATGGGCCGATTGATGCCATCAAGATCGTCGTTATCCTCTGATAATGCGTTTGCACGGTCTCGTATTCTTTTAACATCACGTAGGACAGTCGAGGACGTCACAGGCCACTGCTGATCGGGTTGTAAGAAACCTTCCCACTCTTTGATGGTCTCTAAAGCTGATTCTTTTGGGATACGCCATACCCTGTACTGGTATGATTTCTTCGATTTTGGGTGCCACGGTGTTTTTTCGTGAAACTCGTCGTCCACCCAATCTTTGTCGCTGTAACTTCTGTCTGAACACTGACTACAAGGTTCACTCGTGTTATGGAGGTCGGCACCAGTTGAGTTACCTTGACCTGCATCCGGGTTTCCATTTGTGCAGCGGGCACCTTTCGGAACATCGACGCACCAGTCTGCTTCTCTTGTTTTGGGATGCTTCTCACGAATCAACCACGATGGTCGACTGTGGGCTAATTCACTTGACCTAAGACCATAATCAAGCAGAATTCGTCCAGTATGCTTTGTTGAATCCGATGATGGCGTTGGGGTCACTGCTTGAGAGCCTGTTCGAGGTTGTAGACTGTGGCGGTCAACATGAGTTCGCGGAACTCGCGGTACCAAGCGCGAGGGTGGACAGCGGGGCCGAACCGACGCTTGATGGCCGAAAAGGCAGTCTCGGCCATCCACCGCTGACCGTATAATTCGCTGTCCAACCGTGCGTTGTGTGCGTGATCGTACGCAGCGAACAGCCGGTGGCGCAGCAAGGGCCGGACGCCCTCTGAACGGAGGGCGTCCCGGAGCGATTGATCGTCATAGCCTTTGTCGCCGGCGAGACTCTCGATTTTCTCGGTGTTACGAAGGGCAACTCGACGGCCAGTTTGCGTGTCGTGAGGCCAGTGTGCCGAGCAGTGAATATCGAGGATGGCACACGAGTCGGTATCGACGAGTGCCGTCGTTTTGAGCGTGCGTATGTGGCGATCCGAGCGGTGTTGGTAGTGTCTCGATGCCGTTTCGCGGTCGAAGAACGTTGCATCGATGGCACCGTGCGAGCCCGGATCGCAGATATTCGCGGACTCCCGAAGGAAGCCGCGCCACACCGACATGGGCACCCTCTCAAACGACCGGTACAGCGTTGAGGGTGCGGGAAATGCCGTTCGAGTGAGCTGTAACAGACCGCGAACACGATCCATCTCGCTCGCCCAATCAACGATCTCGCGGTACGTCGCATCCATGTGAACCCGCAAAAAGTGGAGCGTGACATGCTTCCAACCGGGAAATCCGTTGCCAGTCGGATCACTCACCGCCGTTGGACTGGCGGCACAGCGCTTTTGAGCCAGCGACGCGGCTTGCTTAACGAAGCGGAAGAGTAGCTTGGACACATTCGACTCTTCCGCTTCGCTACTGCCTTCAGAGCGACGCTATCCCGCCGCCTTCTGCGGATTCAACAGAGCAGAGTGGTCACAATAGTGGCATTTATCCCCTCTTCGACATGCTGATATCAAGTTCTCACAGCTGAGGGGTGACGATTTTACTGGTTGATGCCTGTGCAATCAGTCCTATTCCCAAGAGATCCCGCGAGGGGTGGTTGGGGGCATGAGTGGACTCGACGGGAGGTCAGCGCTCGGCTCTGGGTCGTTGTAGGCCTTCGGAGCCACGTCGTTCGGTGCGTTCGGATAGAACAGCGACGCAATCGCATGGATGTGCTCACGGCCGACATCTAGCTCGAACTGGCCACCGCCGAACATCTGTATACCGTGTTCGCGGCAGTAATCAATCGTGTCGAAAAGCGACTGAACCGACCCGAATCGTGACGGCTTGATGTTGAGCCATTCTGGTTCCCACGGGAGATTCTCGACCGTCTCAACGCCCCGAATCGGGTAGTCCCATGTTACGCGCGCCTCCGCTCCCTCGAACAGCGGTCGCGTCTCTTCGTTCAGTTCCGGGTCTTCGATAAGTGCGCCGGGAAATCCTTCGACAATCCGTTCGTACAGTTCCGGATCAGCTGGTTGGTCAACGGTCGTCCCGTGGTACTGGCCCTTGAGATCTAGCGTCTGGACTGCATCAGTCGCTGCAAGCCGTTCGACGACCTCAGCGGTCCACTCGGAGGTCGGATCAAGTTTGAACTCCAACTCGGGGTCTCGGTCAAGCCAATCCATGATTCGGTCACCAGTTGGCGGGTCCTCCAAGCGTGTGCTCACGACGAATCGAACCGGCTCGTACGTACGGTTCAACTGCTCGGCGAGGTTCGCGTCTGCTTGTCTGAGCGCAAGGTCCAATGCAGCGCTCTCGAATGCCCACTGCCGATAGTTGTGGAAAATCGACTGTCCCGGGTCGTCACCGAGGAAGAAATCGATCTCAGAGAGTTGGCTTGAGAACTCATCGAGGGAGTATTCTCCTGTGACAGGGAAGTCTACGTCGGCGTCGTGAAGCGTATCGTGGGCCTCGTTATCGTATGTGACATCCTCGCCACGACCGGTCTCACCGTCTCCGTGTAACGAGACGACAGTCGTTGCCCGGGTGAAACCACTGGACGTGGCTCGCTCGTGCTGTTCAAGGCTATAGTCCTCAATCTGGAATTCAAGGTCTGCGACGTGGTCATACAGCATTCTGTGTTTTCGTACGAGAGGGGTCGAGTAAAAAGTCGGGCAGACGTCGGTCGAACCAGATAACACTCGTATCACTGCTGGGAGCTATTCGCTCACGGGACCTTGATGTAGCGGTAGCCCTCGTCTTGCAACTCGGTCAGCACGCCGACCGATGTCGGGGCTGTCTCAGCCGCGTCATGAATATCGCCGACTGTCAATCCAGCAGCCTGCATCGATTTTTCGCATGCGATGAACTGAACATCGCCTTTAGACAATTCGGTGATATCCTCGGCGTACGCTGAGTCCGCTCGAACGAGGTCGATACCAGATGCGTTGGCGACGACTGCGACGGCCTCGATTTCCACCGATTCGTCGCTGAAGATACCGCCGGCATATCTGATCGCAGCATCCAAAACCTCGTCGTCGCCATCCGAAACGTGAAAGACTGTCTTCATACCGCAGGCATCCACCGGGGATTGGTAAGTGTTTTCGACACCAGCGGGTGGACGGCGCGAATTACCAGAACAGCCACACTGGAGTGAGGGTAGCTCGGTGAAGGATATAATTAGTCAAAAAGGGCTTGTCTTTCGGCAACACACTGATTTTCCATCGCCTGGTACTGGATGTATGCCCATCGAAGACCCCGACGGACTTCGTCGGATTCTCGGATACAACCGCGTTGCCGTAGTCGGGGCGTCGACATCGTACGAAAAAGCAGCACACATCGTGCCAGCGTATCTCAAACGTCATGGGTACGAACTCCGACCCGTCAACCCAACCGCCGCTGAAATATTTGGCATCCAAGCGTATGATTCGCTGACCGACGTCAGGGAACCAATTGATATCGTCGAGGTCTTTCGGCCGAGCGATGAGGTTCCGGGAATCGTAGAGGCTGCACTCACTCGTGACGACGTGAAGGCGATCTGGATGCAACCCGGGATTCGGAACGACGACGCGGCCCGAAAAGCCGAAGCGAACGGAGTTGAAGTCGTCCAAGACCGGTGTATGAAAGTCGAACACGGACAGTTGATTCGTCACCCTATGGACTGATTCGCAGAGTGACCGACTTGCGCTTTGTATTCAGGATGGCTCCGAGAACATGTCACCAAAGGATTTCAACGGAGCCGGAGCAGTATAACTCGTCGGCGGGACACAATCGATGTAGCGGCTAAGCTAATCGGAAAGTTGTGAACGAGGGTACTGATGATCGACCTCTGCCTCATCCAAGTTCTTCCAACGCTTCCGTCACTCGCTCGTCTTCCGCCGTGGCATCCAGATACCACTGCTTCCGTTCTTCGTCTTGGTCGATTCGTGAAAGGGTCTGTCGGGTTGTATTCAACGGCTTTGCAGCTTGTCGATAGGACACCCCGTTCTCGATCTCTTCGAGTGACGCACGGATGTCGAGATACCCGTCTTCACTCGGCTCCGGATTGAGTAGTGGCTGGAGGTATCCCTGGTCGTTGCGCTGGAAACCAACGGGCACTTCCCCTAACCACTTACCCTCGTTCCGTGCTCGTTGTATACCGGCGTGGACACGCTTTATCAGCCGACGTCGCTGATCTTCAGCAACGGCTGCGGAAATGTCTGCAATGAGTTTCCCTGTTCCATCTGGACGCACCTCATCGACCCAGCCATCAGTGATGGCGATGATCGTGTCTGATGCTTCCGCGACCTCGAAGAACTCCTGGTGCGTCGAACCCAAGCGGGCTAATCTCGAAATCTCCCAGATGACGACGTAGTCGTAGCGACCGGCGCGCATTGCGTCGATCAGCTCTTCGAACTGTTCGCGCCCTGGGTCACCCCCCGACTGAGCGAGGTCTACGTACCGGTCGATCTCTGCTGGATCGAGGTCCCGCTGGTCAGCCCATTCGTCGATGTCGTCGTACTGGTGTTCGACAGTCTGCTTCTCCGTGCTACTTCGCACGTAGCACGCGACTTCCGGGTCAGTTCGCATACAGGGATGTTCGTCACGAAATCAGTTATAAAGTTGGAAAGTCGTGTACACCCTGTACACGGCCAAGTGTCCGTGTACACCTTCGCATATGGTTAGAAAATTAGGCCCTGTTGAACACTCAGAACTGACAGGAATCACCTACTGAATACGGAGAGCTACTCAGCGCGCCGACGTTAACCCGTACACGGATTACTTTAGGCTACAACTCACCGTTTCCATTCATCTTCCCAGCCACCAAGATGTATTGGAGCCAGAACTTCATCATCATTGAGATTCATTTTCTTCGCCCGTTCCTCCTGCTGGATCGCTAAAGACAGGTAGATGAGAGCAGATCTAGCCTTCCGCAGACTCTTTAGAGATAACTCCTCGAATTCGCTCCGATATATGGACATAGACAAGTCGTCCCGAAGCCTTGATTCGTCATCAGGACCGGTCCACATTGGTTCGTGGAGCTTTAAGTAACCGTGCTCAAGCTCGTTCCGAGTATCTCTCAGTTCCTTTGCTCCAGGATCCATTGAGTCTTCTACGTACATCTCACTGAAGAATTGGAGGTCCTTGCTCAACCAGAACAACCCTCGAAGCGGCCAGTTCTCACGGCCATCAAATGCCGGTGCTAACTTGTTCCGTCCCTGCGACTTGTACCAGACGTTTCCGAAGTTGAGTTTGTGCGAGGGAATGTGAGAGAGGTCGAAATAGTACTGGATGAAGGATGCGATTTTATCGAAGAGCGACTAGGCCATCCGCATGGCGATCTGAACTTTCTCTGCGTTGAATGAATACACAGGGTAGTCGAGCGTGTTCTCTAAGCGGACGTCTTTATCTGAGAAGTGGGGTTCGTCGTTCTGGAGGCCTTCATAGAGGAGGTATCGTGCCGATACATACTCCTGTTTCATTTGATTGTAGAATCCGACGGAGGAGACTATTTTGCTGCTCTCTTCACCGGAAACTGAGCCGAGATGCAGGATGTCCTGTGCAGCGATTGAGTTCGACCCGATGTCATTGAGCGGGTTCAAGAACAGGTTTTGCTCTAAGCACCATTGACGGTACTTCTTTTCCTCATCAGAATCGCCCAATGAGTACTCATCAAACTCTATTTCATCGTCAAGGATTCCGGGTCTGAACTGGTCGGCGATATGCTGCTGAACGCCCTCAAAATACTCCTTCATCGGAGGGAAGAGGTCGTCAGCTGCTACTGCATCGTCTAGTTGCTCATATGCGGCGCGGAGAAAGATGACTGAATGCCCTCTGTCGTAGTGTGCTCGGGCGCACCGTCGCGGACCTCCAAGACTAACGCGGGTATTCTTCACCTGTTAAGGGAGAAGACGAATTCTTTTCCAAGATACGGATTCGTGCCCTTGAGAGGGGGCAGCTACACGTTTCTTGACGAGGGTTTCTCGGGCTACGATTCGTCTCCTATCGAACTGATGTAGTCTTCGAGCGTGTCATAGACTGAGTTGAACTCGGGAAGATCCGCAACCAGGTCGGGGAGCGTATTCTGCCAGCCGTCACGGATTTTATCCCGTTTCTCTCTGGGAAGTCCATCTCGGAGATCGATGTCCAGACCGTCGTGTTCACACTTTCGCGTGAATGCCGGAAGGATAACCGAGTCATCAACGTCAGTCTCGGTACTCATCCGATAGAGATCGTAGTAATCCCGAGCCTGTGATCGCTGATAGAGCGCTCGCAACTTCTCTGCGAAAATTTCCTCTAAGCTGTACGCGGTCAACTCGAATTCCGGGACATCCTCGTAGCTGTGACGATGGCTTACCGAGGGGAACGCAACGTATTCATCGATCATAACGTCCAGACTCGTTGTGTTCTTGTGACCGAGCACAGCGTTGTACTGGATATCGATATCGACGTAGTGTGTCGGATACGCTTCTTTCTGTAACTCGCGGTGTTTGGTCACCTCGAAGTCCATACCGGAGGCTCTGGTAGCGTCTTCCAACACGTCTCGCAACTCCGCTTCGCTCCCCCGGTAATCTCCCTCGACACCGAAATCAAGATCCTCCGAATAGCGCCACGTCTCCGGGAAGTACAACTTACTGAGCGCAGTTCCGCCCTTGAACAGCAGGTTATCGCCGTATTGGCTCGTGTAGATCGCCCAGAGGATCCACGAATTAACGTAGTTCTTCTCCGCGTAGCCGAGGCGAACATCCAGATCTCTGGCCAGCCGTCGGAGTTGCGCTTCGGAAATCATTATGAGAAGTCCTCCGGCTGGAACGATTCGGGGCTGACATTCAGGCGGAGTTGGTACGTGCTGTCGCGGGTGCCCTTCGCTTCCTTCGTCGGATCAAGCAACGGGTACCCAGTCGTGAAGTCCTCAACGATCTCGTCGTACTCCGGAAGCTCGATGTCCAACTGGTCGGCGAGGTAGACGATTCGTTTCGTCGCAGCACCGTTCCTGACTCGCCGCAGATACTCGACGACCCGCTTCCAGGAACATTGCACTTCTGCCGCGTTCTGCATTGCCTTTGCAAGCTCGTCGATGCCTCCACAGAACTCTGGATGGTCAGCGCAATCGACCAGCGTTTTCTCGATACTCGAAATATTCACTTGGTTAGACCCGACCGCAGTCGGTTGATAGCCGAAGAATTTCTGCTCAGTAACTGTCACCGGTCGATAAGTAACCCCGTGGATCTCGCGTTCTTGGGCGCGTTCTGTCGTCACGATGTACACAGTACGGGACAGCTGCTCTGTAAGCCCGTGATGGTTCATCGCACACCAGTACCCGATGTACATCGGCTCGACGAGTGCGGACGCGATCACAAACTCGTGTTCGGTATAGACCGCGTTCTCGCCCGCAGCGAGCGGCAGGATGAGATACTTCCCGTACGCGATCCGCTCAAGCCAGCCCTTCTCCTTGAGCGTATACGCCATATCCTTGGCTGACTTCCGAGGGATGTCTAGGACATCCGCGATATCACCGATGGTGATGATCTGCTGGCCCTCGCTTGCGAGCCGTGAGAGTGCCTGCGATTCACGTGTCGACAGACTCTTTCGTTGAGTCTCTTCTTCGTTTGTTGACCCCATAGCCGCTCAGCGTACATAGAATCTAAACCCAGTCAGGAATAAAGGTATCTGTTAAGATTAAGTTTGATGAAAGTCGTTTCAGGAGACGCTCAGAGTACATAGAATCTAAACGCCTCGGCGAAACACTCTCTTTGCTACACTTCAGATTCGATGATAAGATGCCGAATAGCGGTCATGGATTAGAACGGGGGGTCGGGATAATAGTCGAAACAGCCGTTGTCGCTATCATCATCGGCGAGGTCGTCCCGCTCTTGGTTGAGCAAGGTCTCCTTCCTCGTGGGCTATTCTGGTGGGTGATTCCTGTCTCAATCGTGAGCGTCGTGATGACTATCGACGCCTCCAGATACTGGTCGTGGGGGTACCTCGGCGGTGTCGTCATTGGTATTTTCATCGCTCTCCCAATTTTTCTCGAAGCAGGATTACTGAGTGCGCTTGATTTGGTGATTTACAGCGCTCTCGCACTCGGAACGATTGCTCTCAGAGTGAAGATACACAGCTCAGGGTTCTGATTCTGTGATAAAGCAGATACTCTTAGTAGCCCGTCCAATACTTACATAAAACCAGACTGACTGTCTCCACCTGATGGAAAAGAACGATATTCAACTTGTCCTCCTTACACTCTCTACTCTGGGGACTTTCGCTATCGTCTACCTCGATCTCCCTAACGAGGCAATCTCTCTCCCATCAATACCACCGCTTGCCCAACAAATTGTCGGCGGTGTTATTGCTTCAGTCATCGCTGGTCTGATACTCTGGGGTCTATTCACCCTATACAATAACTCTACTACCAGCGGTTCTGGCGGGTTGCTCAAAGACGCAACAGTCGATGTTTCTCTCCGAGATTCAGACGCAATCAAGGGTTGTAGAGAGAGAGGGTGTAGCGCGGCAAGGAACAGCCCACCTAAACAGAGGCGATATCACTAATATCGAAGTCCCGTTTGACCCAATCTGCCCAAACTGCCAAACAGGTTATATCGATACGACAGACGACCCATCTCCCAAAGACCAGCGGAAGAATCCAATCTATAGTCCTAAAGCGCAGTCAACGCCTGTATTCTCGTGTCCGAACGATAACTGCGGACATACAGTCGAACGAGATGCTGAACAACACAAAGCGGCTCAGCAGCTCTTCGAGCGACATGCGAGACGAATTACGGAAAGTCAAGACGAAGACTACTCACTCCGAAGTCTCATCCTGAGCAACAACGGGCCTGTCACGCCGAAGAGAATCTGGGAGGAGTATTCCGAGGTCGTAGATGATGAACAGATCAGTACAAACTGCTTTCACTAACGATGGTAGATATAGTTAGTAGCATCTTCGGAATCGATATCCTCAGCCTTCTATTTGGAGTAGCAATCGGGCTTGTACCCACTATCGGTTTCCTCATCGTTCGGGGAACACTCTTCGAATATCAGGAGTGGCGGAAGCAGAAGCAAGAAGAGAAAGAGTGGTACAGCGATGTGTGGCGAACAGCTAACGGAATTCAACGGTCGTGGCACTACTCGGGTGTTCGCCCTGAAGACGAAGACCGTGAAAGAACCGCCGACCAAATGGATGAACTCACGGACGAGTTGAACCAGTACAAACGACACGAGAACGCCACCGACGAGATGGTCGAAGTCATGAACAGCATCATTGAGCGGTGGGATGGAAGCCGAGATATAATCCTTAGTCCTCACTCGACTCAGCCATATCATATGCGAGGAGGTTTCATCTCTGATGACGCTGAAGAGCTGAAAGAGCAGGTCAACTGGGAACGCAATGGAAGAATCCGAAAGTTCGTGTACAGCCTTCCTTCAAGGATTCGGCGAAGTCTCGAACGACTTCAACTGTGGTGGTATGAACGCCAAGACCGACCGTTACCTTACGAGATCCATCAAGCGATTCATCCCCATCTTACCGATGAACAACTCTCTGATTTCACTAACAGAGATGTGTTCCTTCGTGTCAACCGAGAATATGGGGCAGAAGCCGTGTACTATGATGAAGATGAGATCAACTACAACTTCTTCCAGATCGACTCTAATAATGATGGAGAACTCGTTGTCATAGACAAGTATCCAGGAGGGACGCTTCCAGACGGCAGATTACTTGAGCGTCTGGAATCCGCAGAATCAGTTGGCACTATCCCCTATGACGAGATCGTCCCCGATGGGCAGTCCTTAGATGAGTTTGAGTATGAAGATAGCACTTAGCGAACGGCCGCCCTTGAGACCATACCAGTAGACTCTGAGTGTGGAGTAGCGAACTCGTAGTGTAGTGGGATGTTCGGTGAGAGGTGTGTTCATCAACCCTCTCGTTCCCAACTGGTGTCGTGCTGACTAACACCTCGCTATACTGGGTGAATTCAATATTTCCACTCCCGCATATAACTCGTCTATGACCC
This genomic stretch from Halorubrum hochsteinianum harbors:
- a CDS encoding tyrosine-type recombinase/integrase, yielding MTPTPSSDSTKHTGRILLDYGLRSSELAHSRPSWLIREKHPKTREADWCVDVPKGARCTNGNPDAGQGNSTGADLHNTSEPCSQCSDRSYSDKDWVDDEFHEKTPWHPKSKKSYQYRVWRIPKESALETIKEWEGFLQPDQQWPVTSSTVLRDVKRIRDRANALSEDNDDLDGINRPIHAHALRHTFGCRLAAAGFEPTVRMRQLRHGSYEMALYYSAAWNLRHRDSVQDSEWKANEEF
- a CDS encoding IS5 family transposase, which encodes MSKLLFRFVKQAASLAQKRCAASPTAVSDPTGNGFPGWKHVTLHFLRVHMDATYREIVDWASEMDRVRGLLQLTRTAFPAPSTLYRSFERVPMSVWRGFLRESANICDPGSHGAIDATFFDRETASRHYQHRSDRHIRTLKTTALVDTDSCAILDIHCSAHWPHDTQTGRRVALRNTEKIESLAGDKGYDDQSLRDALRSEGVRPLLRHRLFAAYDHAHNARLDSELYGQRWMAETAFSAIKRRFGPAVHPRAWYREFRELMLTATVYNLEQALKQ
- a CDS encoding DsrE family protein, with protein sequence MKTVFHVSDGDDEVLDAAIRYAGGIFSDESVEIEAVAVVANASGIDLVRADSAYAEDITELSKGDVQFIACEKSMQAAGLTVGDIHDAAETAPTSVGVLTELQDEGYRYIKVP
- a CDS encoding CoA-binding protein, which produces MPIEDPDGLRRILGYNRVAVVGASTSYEKAAHIVPAYLKRHGYELRPVNPTAAEIFGIQAYDSLTDVREPIDIVEVFRPSDEVPGIVEAALTRDDVKAIWMQPGIRNDDAARKAEANGVEVVQDRCMKVEHGQLIRHPMD
- a CDS encoding recombinase family protein → MRTDPEVACYVRSSTEKQTVEHQYDDIDEWADQRDLDPAEIDRYVDLAQSGGDPGREQFEELIDAMRAGRYDYVVIWEISRLARLGSTHQEFFEVAEASDTIIAITDGWVDEVRPDGTGKLIADISAAVAEDQRRRLIKRVHAGIQRARNEGKWLGEVPVGFQRNDQGYLQPLLNPEPSEDGYLDIRASLEEIENGVSYRQAAKPLNTTRQTLSRIDQDEERKQWYLDATAEDERVTEALEELG
- a CDS encoding nucleotidyl transferase AbiEii/AbiGii toxin family protein, which encodes MISEAQLRRLARDLDVRLGYAEKNYVNSWILWAIYTSQYGDNLLFKGGTALSKLYFPETWRYSEDLDFGVEGDYRGSEAELRDVLEDATRASGMDFEVTKHRELQKEAYPTHYVDIDIQYNAVLGHKNTTSLDVMIDEYVAFPSVSHRHSYEDVPEFELTAYSLEEIFAEKLRALYQRSQARDYYDLYRMSTETDVDDSVILPAFTRKCEHDGLDIDLRDGLPREKRDKIRDGWQNTLPDLVADLPEFNSVYDTLEDYISSIGDES
- a CDS encoding type IV toxin-antitoxin system AbiEi family antitoxin domain-containing protein, whose translation is MGSTNEEETQRKSLSTRESQALSRLASEGQQIITIGDIADVLDIPRKSAKDMAYTLKEKGWLERIAYGKYLILPLAAGENAVYTEHEFVIASALVEPMYIGYWCAMNHHGLTEQLSRTVYIVTTERAQEREIHGVTYRPVTVTEQKFFGYQPTAVGSNQVNISSIEKTLVDCADHPEFCGGIDELAKAMQNAAEVQCSWKRVVEYLRRVRNGAATKRIVYLADQLDIELPEYDEIVEDFTTGYPLLDPTKEAKGTRDSTYQLRLNVSPESFQPEDFS